Part of the Candidatus Brocadia sinica JPN1 genome, CGCTTTCTCCCCGTAAAAGAACTGTAGAATCCACCCTTGACACCCTGGAGACTACCTCAATTATATACTCCATCATTCGACTGTGCCCGTGGATTAACCTGTCTATAGAGTGGTATCTAAATTCCGAGCGGAGATAACGAACCTCCCGCGTTAAACTTTTAAACTCCAATGCCTTTTCAATCGTTATCTTGATTTCCTCAATTTCAAATGGTTTCACAATATAATCTAAAGCGCCTAGTTTCACAGCTTCAACGATCGACTTGACGTCATTTACCGCTGTTAACACCACGACACCTGTCTCTTGACAAGATGGTTGCAATCTCCTTAGCAGTTCTATCCCATCCATTTCATGCATCTTCAAATCAAGCAACACGAGATCTACACGTTCTTTATCCAGTATCTTTAAGGCTTCTTTTCCACTATTCGTACCGATAACCTTATAATTATCTTTTAAGATAAGCCTCAGAGACTCAACAACACTGGTTTCATCGTCAACTAACAATATGGTTTTCATAGCAAATTCTTAGTAATCGGTATGATACGAAAATTACGACCTCTCCCCCTTTATCGTGGCATCATAATTCTGCGTATTGTTCGATTATTATCTGAATTATTGAAAAAACCAACACCAAAATTATATCCTTTTTTTAACACAGATGAAAGTGGGATATTTTGTATTCTTCCTGAAGATCTACCACATCCCGGACTAATCGTTCTGTAATACTTACTATGAATCATCAAAGTTATTGCTCTTCCCGTATTATGGGCAAAAATATTCCGCAAGCTTTTTTCCCCCAGTAATCAGGCTGGCTGTGTGACAAGCTCACTACTTAACACATGAGAAATATCAGATGAGAATGTTCTGGTTTCTAAATCCTTTATTTTTGTTTCCAGTTTCTCAACCTTACTTAAGCTCGATTGCAATTTCTTAATCTCACTCATATCTGAAAATATGATAATCGCCCCTAATTCACCCTCGCTATCTAATAAAGAAGTGCTCACTGCATAGACAGAACGGGTAATGGGGTGCTCAATCTCAGTGGCCTCATAAGTTTTTTTGTCTTTCAGAGTTCTCAGAATAATGTTAGCAAATAGTGAGCCAATATGCTTGACATCCTTTCCTATTACATCATCCGGAGAAATTTTGAGCATCTTTGCAGCACTTTTGTTAAAAGTATTAATCTTGCCGTTATTGTTTATGGCGATTACACCGCAAGGAATATTTTCTAAGATATTCTCATTTCGAATTTTCCTGAGATTTACCTCCCGGTAAAGAAATGCATTCTCCACTGCCATACCTATATATCCTGCCAGCATGGATAACAATTCAATATCCTCATCAAAGAACGCTTTCCCTGTAATCTTGTTCCCCAAAGCGATTACACAACTAAGACTCCCGTGAGCAAAGACAGGAACGCACAGTTGCGATTGTAAAAGTTCTATTTCCCTCTGCATGTTTATCGCCTCACGCATAGCTAATTTATTCGCCGAAACTTCCCTATCGATAACTTCCTTATTTAATATCTGATGATTTTTAGCCAACCACAGCGTAGTCCCTTGATTAATATCGAAGCACACATTTTTAGCAGCTACCTCATCTAGTCCCTGGCAACGGTAGAGTCGGCTCAGCCCCTCCTTTTTATATATCAGCATAAAGCCTACCCTGCCCACCCCGAATATCTCTGCCATTGCCTCAACTGTCATATCAGCAAGTTTCCCAAGATCATGAACACGCG contains:
- a CDS encoding response regulator, which gives rise to MHSFLVVSNDSSVCSLFKKSLNGVNIVYIAKTPEEALQICLGRDIDVIFLDILLNDDGTNKFLEKLRQTNIDPPIVVLVPESQPMLAEEALRIGAYELLEKPLRKEEIQHVSQRALEKHEIRRELGFLQSQIKNLMPVRKENGLSEMTYNKQTSTSDMHLTYKEVFQKFSKVLTRVHDLGKLADMTVEAMAEIFGVGRVGFMLIYKKEGLSRLYRCQGLDEVAAKNVCFDINQGTTLWLAKNHQILNKEVIDREVSANKLAMREAINMQREIELLQSQLCVPVFAHGSLSCVIALGNKITGKAFFDEDIELLSMLAGYIGMAVENAFLYREVNLRKIRNENILENIPCGVIAINNNGKINTFNKSAAKMLKISPDDVIGKDVKHIGSLFANIILRTLKDKKTYEATEIEHPITRSVYAVSTSLLDSEGELGAIIIFSDMSEIKKLQSSLSKVEKLETKIKDLETRTFSSDISHVLSSELVTQPA